A single genomic interval of Lodderomyces elongisporus chromosome 8, complete sequence harbors:
- the FTR1_4 gene encoding high-affinity iron permease, giving the protein MVNVFNVQIFFIVFRECLEAVVVVSVLLAFLKQGIGRATDDPKTYKKLRNQVWIGAILGVIICLIIGAIFIALFYTLGNDIWSKSEDLWEGIFCIIATVLISLMGIAMLRINKMKEKWRVKLAQALTKVPDKKKDRFKIGYLTKKYCMLILPLITCLREGLEAIVFVGGVGLNSPATSFPIPVICGLIAGIVVGTILYYSGSTVSLQVFLIISTGILYLIAAGLFSRGIWYFESHVFNNQTGGDASENGSGPGTYDIAKTIWHVNCCNPEIDNGWDVFNALLGWQNTATYGSILSYNLYWFAVIVTLLLMLYEEKTGHLPFMKGVTLRSLNPMYHIKNKKKHELTEAEKKKLFEDLRNARIGHEDEEEEDSAVADDVDEVKNERISLSSEKQHN; this is encoded by the coding sequence ATGGTCAACGTTTTCAACGTGCAAATCTTCTTTATTGTCTTTAGAGAATGTTTAGAAGCAGTGGTTGTTGTCTCTGTTCTTCTTGCATTCTTGAAGCAAGGTATCGGTAGAGCTACAGATGACCCCAAAACATACAAGAAACTTCGAAATCAAGTTTGGATAGGGGCGATATTGGGTGTAATTATATGTCTTATTATCGGTGCTATCTTTATTGCGTTGTTCTATACTTTGGGTAACGATATTTGGTCCAAGTCTGAAGACTTGTGGGAGGGTATTTTCTGTATTATTGCGACGGTGTTGATCTCTTTAATGGGTATTGCTATGTTGAGAATCAACAAGATGAAGGAAAAATGGAGAGTTAAGTTGGCCCAGGCATTAACCAAAGTGCCtgataagaaaaaagaccGGTTCAAAATTGGGTACTTGACAAAGAAATATTGTATGCTTATCTTGCCCTTGATTACTTGCTTAAGAGAGGGTTTGGAGGCAATCGtttttgttggtggtgtcGGATTAAACTCACCAGCCACATCTTTCCCAATCCCAGTCATTTGTGGCTTAATTGCTGGAATTGTCGTTGGTACTATATTGTACTACTCAGGATCTACCGTTTCTTTACAAGTGTTTTTAATCATCTCAACtggtattttgtatttaatCGCTGCTGGGTTGTTCTCACGTGGTATCTGGTACTTTGAAAGTCACGTGTTCAACAATCAAACTGGTGGTGACGCTTCAGAAAATGGAAGTGGCCCCGGAACTTATGATATCGCGAAAACTATTTGGCACGTCAATTGTTGCAACCCCGAAATTGATAATGGTTGGGATGTGTTTAATGCTTTGCTAGGCTGGCAAAATACTGCTACATATGGTTCCATCTTGTCATATAATTTATATTGGTTTGCAGTGATTGTTaccttgttgttgatgcttTACGAAGAAAAGACGGGTCATTTGCCATTTATGAAAGGTGTTACATTGAGATCATTAAACCCAATGTATCatattaaaaacaaaaagaaacacgAATTGACTGAAgctgaaaagaagaaattgttTGAAGATTTGAGAAATGCTAGAATTGGacatgaagatgaagaagaagaggatagCGCGGTtgctgatgatgttgaCGAAGTGAAGAATGAAAGGATTAGTTTGAGTTCAGAAAAACAGCACAACTGA
- the ARP4 gene encoding NuA4 histone acetyltransferase subunit (BUSCO:EOG09262MOO) has product MSSANANTVYGGDEINAIILDIGTHTTRIGYAGDDFPKIITTSNYGKTSQGTKVYGENIDVLRSGGTTVHPIVTNSLITDWDAAMDQFAYYFKLLKIEQKDQPIMITEPIWSTYEYRKTLVEKIYAKFDFPALYLIKVPSCISFQQGRPNCLVVDVGYESASVTPVVDGICLIKSSVRTPYAGKFLDNVVSDSIKNLKSKSDDSAKKINDDGDDDVDVEKNQATNDEKNGENEGRDNAKEVKKPTSIAIEPAILIKSKDATSFPQEAARYELKSFAEGVTITDSFRKYEEDKIWHEFKESMLEVPTQENIKHLQQQQQQQQQQTSLSSSSSLLQAGSDSKDIASHVSEFSQRSFELPTGQSITMGQERFTIAETIFDPKSYTFNDTELTPPSSNGDIPGIEQNTINDYRPVKRIRRNEDEDNGDSANGNKQADVRGLVELVSYVINNIDIDLRAGLANNIIITGGTSLVTQLTERLYHELTLKNPGLKIRLHAVGNSTERINQSWIGASVLASLGTFHQMWVSKKEWEDEGSERILNQRFR; this is encoded by the coding sequence ATGTCTagtgcaaatgcaaatactGTTTATGGCGGAGACGAGATTAATGCCATCATTCTCGATATTGGAACACATACAACCCGAATTGGCTATGCCGGTGATGATTTCCCCAAAATTATTACAACTTCAAACTATGGCAAAACCTCGCAAGGTACCAAGGTATATGGAGAAAATATAGATGTTTTGCGCTCTGGGGGCACTACTGTTCATCCCATAGTTACCAACTCGCTTATCACAGATTGGGATGCTGCAATGGACCAGTTTGCGTATTATTTCAAATTGCTCAAGATTGAGCAAAAAGATCAGCCTATAATGATCACTGAACCCATCTGGAGTACTTATGAGTATAGGAAAACTTTAGTCGAAAAGATTTATGCCAAGTTTGATTTCCCAGCTTTATATCTAATCAAGGTACCAAGTTGCATAAGTTTCCAACAAGGAAGGCCCAATTGTCTCGTTGTCGATGTAGGCTATGAAAGCGCTAGTGTCACACCCGTTGTTGATGGAATATGTTTGATTAAAAGTTCGGTAAGGACACCATACGCAGGAAAATTCTTGGACAACGTTGTTTCAGATTCGATAAAGAatttaaaaagtaaaagtgaTGATAGtgcaaagaaaataaatgatgatggtgatgatgatgttgatgttgaaaagaatcaaGCAACTAATGATGAGAAGAATGGAGAAAATGAAGGGCGCGATAATGCTAAGGAAGTGAAAAAACCAACTAGTATTGCTATTGAACCAGCCATTCTcatcaaaagcaaagatGCGACTAGTTTTCCACAAGAGGCAGCTAGATACGAATTGAAATCATTTGCTGAAGGAGTTACCATTACCGACTCTTTTAGGAAATATGAAGAAGATAAGATTTGGCATGAGTTCAAAGAATCAATGTTGGAAGTCCCTACTCAAGAGAATATTAAACACctccagcaacaacaacaacaacaacaacaacaaaccctgttgctgctgctgctgctgcttctaCAGGCTGGATCTGACTCCAAAGATATAGCACTGCACGTTTCTGAGTTTTCGCAAAGGCTGTTTGAACTTCCTACGGGACAATCCATTACTATGGGCCAAGAAAGATTTACAATAGCCGAAACAATATTCGATCCTAAATCGTATACCTTCAATGACACAGAGTTGACCCCTCCGTCTTCGAACGGAGACATCCCAGGAATAGAACAAAACACCATTAATGATTACCGGCCAGTTAAACGTATACGaagaaatgaagatgaggaCAATGGCGATTCTGCTAATGGCAACAAGCAAGCTGATGTACGCGGGTTGGTTGAATTAGTTTCGTACGTTATAAACAACATCGATATTGATCTTCGTGCAGGTTTGGCaaataatattattatcacTGGTGGAACTTCGTTGGTTACGCAATTAACTGAGAGGTTGTATCATGAATTGACTTTGAAAAACCCCGGTTTGAAAATCAGATTACATGCTGTGGGTAACTCGACGGAAAGAATCAATCAGAGCTGGATTGGAGCTAGTGTACTTGCTAGTTTGGGAACTTTTCATCAAATGTGGGTGAGCAAAAAGGAGTGGGAAGATGAAGGCTCGGAAAGGATTTTAAATCAAAGATTTAGGTAA